A genomic segment from Amycolatopsis camponoti encodes:
- a CDS encoding ATP-binding protein, with the protein MADAAAREQMSYRGFLAELLMAECDDRARRRSDRRIKAAAFPREKSLRALDFDTNSNVDPAVIHPPSPPANGSRRACRSA; encoded by the coding sequence ATGGCCGATGCGGCCGCCCGCGAGCAGATGTCCTACCGCGGGTTTCTCGCCGAGCTGCTCATGGCCGAGTGCGACGACCGGGCCCGACGTCGCTCCGATCGCCGCATCAAGGCCGCCGCGTTCCCGCGGGAGAAGTCGTTGCGCGCCCTCGACTTCGACACCAACTCCAACGTCGACCCGGCCGTCATCCACCCCCCCTCGCCACCTGCGAATGGGTCAAGAAGGGCCTGCCGCTCTGCCTGA
- a CDS encoding LLM class flavin-dependent oxidoreductase produces MPEVPLSVLDLVPVSSGATAADAVRNTVDLAQQAERFGYRRYWFAEHHLNPGVAGASPPILIALVAGATERIRLGSAGVQLAHRTPLATVEEFGLIDALHPGRLDLGLGRSGKQLVREYAAAAARPVVPAQTVNGLLIPPKPDFSGLARSSRLGLTFGLLQQPGAESPDYGEQVDDILALLHGTYRSADGLEAHAVPGEGTRPQIWILGSSGGQSASVAGRNSLRFAANYHVSPSSVLEAVDAYRAAFQPSDALPKPYVAVSADVVVAEDDATARKLASGYGSWVRSIRRAEGAIPFPAPEEAATHEWTDEDRALVADRVGTQFAGSPATVTTRLRQLQEATGADELVITTITHDHADRVRSYELLAEHWNR; encoded by the coding sequence ATGCCCGAAGTCCCGTTGTCCGTCCTCGACCTCGTCCCGGTCAGCTCCGGCGCCACCGCCGCCGACGCCGTCCGCAACACCGTCGATCTCGCGCAGCAGGCCGAACGCTTCGGCTACCGGCGCTACTGGTTCGCCGAACACCACCTCAACCCGGGCGTCGCCGGCGCGTCCCCACCGATCCTCATCGCTCTCGTCGCGGGCGCCACCGAACGCATCCGGCTCGGGTCCGCCGGCGTCCAGCTCGCGCACCGCACCCCGCTGGCCACGGTCGAGGAGTTCGGCCTCATCGACGCGTTGCACCCCGGACGGCTCGACCTCGGACTCGGCCGCAGCGGCAAGCAACTCGTCCGCGAATACGCCGCGGCGGCCGCGCGGCCGGTAGTGCCCGCCCAGACGGTCAACGGCCTGCTGATCCCACCGAAACCCGACTTCAGCGGCCTGGCACGCTCATCCCGCCTCGGGCTGACGTTCGGGCTCCTGCAGCAGCCCGGCGCCGAGTCCCCCGACTACGGCGAGCAGGTCGACGACATCCTCGCCCTGCTCCACGGCACCTACCGCTCCGCCGACGGACTCGAGGCCCACGCCGTGCCCGGCGAAGGCACGCGGCCGCAGATCTGGATCCTCGGCAGCAGCGGCGGGCAGAGCGCGTCCGTGGCCGGGCGCAACTCCCTGCGGTTCGCCGCGAACTACCACGTCAGCCCGTCGAGCGTGCTCGAAGCCGTCGACGCGTACCGGGCGGCGTTCCAGCCGTCGGACGCGCTTCCGAAGCCGTACGTCGCTGTGTCGGCCGACGTCGTCGTCGCCGAAGACGACGCCACGGCCCGGAAACTGGCGTCCGGCTACGGCTCGTGGGTGCGCAGCATCCGCCGCGCCGAGGGCGCGATCCCCTTCCCCGCGCCGGAAGAAGCCGCCACGCACGAGTGGACGGACGAAGACCGGGCACTGGTCGCCGACCGCGTCGGCACCCAGTTCGCCGGCTCGCCGGCCACGGTCACCACCCGGCTGCGACAGCTGCAGGAAGCGACCGGCGCGGACGAACTCGTCATCACGACCATCACCCACGACCACGCCGACCGGGTGCGGTCCTACGAACTGCTCGCCGAACACTGGAACCGCTGA
- a CDS encoding TetR/AcrR family transcriptional regulator codes for MTTTRGRIDKREAILAAAFAVFARTGYDAAGVQEIAAEAGVAKPTVYNHFRDKETLFRAALAAAAERVAAANLAAVERITPDGDPHRTLTRAARALARRCCDEESRALRALTYAQLGRFPELLTEVYAVTAGRLAGTLADRLARLIVAGRLRHDDPALIAEQFLALLTGPLEARSRLGTRHLTAAEVDAVADHAAATVLWAFGTGVGER; via the coding sequence ATGACCACCACCCGCGGCCGGATCGACAAACGGGAGGCGATCCTCGCCGCCGCCTTCGCCGTCTTCGCCCGGACCGGCTACGACGCGGCGGGCGTCCAGGAGATCGCGGCCGAAGCCGGCGTCGCGAAACCCACGGTGTACAACCACTTCCGGGACAAGGAAACCCTCTTCCGCGCCGCTCTCGCCGCCGCGGCCGAGCGAGTCGCGGCAGCCAACCTCGCCGCGGTGGAGCGCATCACCCCCGACGGCGACCCGCACCGGACGCTCACCCGCGCGGCCCGGGCACTGGCCCGCCGCTGCTGCGACGAGGAGTCCCGTGCGTTGCGCGCGCTGACCTACGCCCAGCTGGGCCGGTTCCCCGAACTGCTGACCGAGGTCTACGCCGTCACCGCGGGCCGGCTGGCCGGGACGCTCGCGGACCGCCTGGCCCGGCTGATCGTCGCCGGCCGGCTCCGCCACGACGACCCCGCATTGATCGCCGAGCAGTTCCTGGCCCTGCTGACCGGTCCGCTCGAAGCCCGCTCCCGCCTCGGCACCCGGCACCTGACCGCCGCGGAAGTCGACGCCGTCGCGGACCACGCGGCCGCGACGGTCCTGTGGGCGTTCGGCACCGGAGTCGGCGAGCGGTGA
- a CDS encoding VOC family protein, with protein sequence MANFEAVQVNLWCDDVERCAAFFRSLGMPEKFRFPSHGEPHQIEVEAAGVRIGFSAARVGSEFFGIATTPGENTEVVLWCDDVDDLHRRALEAGGSPVKSPTGSPDGRLRYSWVRDPEGHRVKFVQERA encoded by the coding sequence GTGGCGAATTTCGAAGCTGTCCAAGTGAACCTGTGGTGCGATGACGTGGAGCGCTGCGCCGCGTTCTTCCGGAGCCTCGGGATGCCCGAGAAGTTCCGCTTCCCTTCGCACGGCGAGCCGCACCAGATCGAAGTGGAGGCCGCGGGCGTGCGGATCGGGTTCAGCGCGGCCCGCGTCGGCAGTGAGTTCTTCGGCATCGCAACGACTCCCGGGGAGAACACGGAGGTCGTGTTGTGGTGCGACGACGTTGACGACCTGCATCGGAGGGCGCTCGAGGCGGGGGGCTCACCCGTGAAGAGCCCGACCGGCTCGCCGGACGGGCGGCTGCGGTACTCCTGGGTGCGAGACCCCGAGGGCCACCGTGTGAAGTTCGTGCAGGAACGCGCCTGA
- a CDS encoding ankyrin repeat domain-containing protein, giving the protein MSWSPAHQAVEFEDLPRLRALLDAGQDVEDDNGDGWTLLRHAIDVEYDGHVQTGEPLHADTTAFLLARGADPLRRCNGMPVVEEAEIRGHWLATEIMRSWINR; this is encoded by the coding sequence ATGTCCTGGTCACCAGCACACCAAGCCGTCGAGTTCGAAGACCTGCCCCGGCTACGAGCACTCCTCGACGCCGGTCAGGACGTCGAGGACGACAACGGGGACGGTTGGACTCTTCTGCGCCACGCCATCGATGTCGAATACGACGGTCACGTCCAGACCGGTGAGCCGCTGCACGCCGACACTACGGCGTTCCTACTCGCACGCGGAGCCGACCCACTCCGACGCTGCAACGGCATGCCGGTCGTCGAGGAAGCAGAAATCCGCGGGCACTGGCTCGCCACCGAAATCATGCGCAGTTGGATCAACCGCTGA
- a CDS encoding Dabb family protein, whose amino-acid sequence MIVNLLRFRFRDDVTEAGRDAVLAAMRRTAGVESAAFGTVGRDLGDPAEGYTHAYCVGVADIAALERYLHDPVHLAGDDVILPSLARLSAVRFTDDADPETGAKMGELVRAKLEKYPDWERQLKAIPA is encoded by the coding sequence ATGATCGTCAACCTGCTTCGCTTCCGTTTCCGCGACGACGTCACCGAAGCCGGCCGGGACGCCGTGCTCGCCGCCATGCGCCGGACGGCCGGGGTCGAGTCGGCCGCGTTCGGCACGGTCGGCCGGGACCTCGGCGACCCGGCCGAGGGGTACACGCACGCGTACTGCGTCGGCGTCGCGGACATCGCGGCTCTGGAGCGGTACCTCCACGATCCCGTGCACCTCGCCGGGGACGACGTCATCCTGCCGAGCCTGGCGCGGCTTTCGGCGGTGCGGTTCACCGACGACGCCGACCCGGAAACCGGCGCGAAGATGGGCGAGCTGGTCCGCGCGAAGCTCGAGAAGTACCCGGACTGGGAGCGGCAGCTGAAAGCCATCCCCGCCTGA
- a CDS encoding LysR family transcriptional regulator, producing the protein MDVHVRDLRYFVAVAEELSFTRAAHRLFIAQPSLSKQIRRLETSLQVALFERDHRAVALTAAGAALLPQAQRIIEQWAVAQSAVFDAVTAQHTTLKVGFHTRIGRGLIPHVTARMATSLPGWKLLFRQVPWSDPTVGLSSGEVDVAIAWLPIPDDGEYSWKVVASEERWVALPAGHRLAPRTVVPLGELADEPFVALPRSAGPLREFWLGNDQRPAPARVVAEAETAEESLEAVASGLGVVLLSAGNAEIYQRDDIVYRPVTGLSPCELAVAWRAKDDRRAVHVVVEACTRCLCGESGTASSAG; encoded by the coding sequence AGAGCTCAGCTTCACCAGGGCAGCCCACCGGCTGTTCATCGCCCAGCCGTCGCTGAGCAAGCAGATCCGCCGGCTGGAAACCTCGTTGCAGGTCGCGCTGTTCGAACGGGACCACCGCGCCGTCGCGCTGACCGCGGCGGGCGCGGCGCTGCTGCCGCAGGCCCAGCGGATCATCGAGCAATGGGCGGTTGCGCAGAGCGCGGTCTTCGACGCGGTCACCGCACAGCACACCACCTTGAAAGTCGGCTTTCACACGAGGATCGGCCGTGGTCTCATCCCCCACGTCACGGCCAGGATGGCGACATCGCTGCCGGGCTGGAAGCTGCTGTTCCGGCAAGTCCCCTGGAGTGACCCCACCGTCGGACTCTCCAGCGGCGAGGTGGACGTGGCCATCGCCTGGCTACCGATCCCGGACGACGGCGAGTACTCGTGGAAGGTCGTCGCCAGCGAGGAGCGCTGGGTGGCCCTGCCCGCCGGTCACCGGCTCGCGCCCCGAACGGTCGTCCCGCTGGGTGAGCTCGCCGACGAGCCCTTCGTCGCGCTCCCCCGCTCGGCAGGACCGCTTCGCGAGTTCTGGCTGGGAAACGACCAGCGCCCGGCACCGGCCCGGGTCGTCGCCGAGGCCGAAACCGCCGAGGAATCCCTCGAAGCCGTCGCCTCCGGACTCGGGGTGGTGCTGCTGTCCGCCGGCAACGCCGAGATCTATCAGCGCGACGACATCGTGTACCGCCCCGTGACCGGGCTCAGCCCGTGCGAACTCGCTGTGGCCTGGCGAGCCAAGGACGACCGCCGCGCCGTGCATGTCGTTGTCGAAGCGTGCACACGATGCCTTTGCGGCGAATCGGGCACCGCCTCTTCCGCCGGGTAG
- a CDS encoding LLM class flavin-dependent oxidoreductase: protein MTLHLAVALDGAGWHPAAWRDPDARPAELFTAGYWTDLVVEAERGLLDFVTIEDSLALQSSRLDGPDERTDEVRGRLDAVLVAARVAPRTRHIGLVPTAVVTHTEPFHLSKAIATLDYVSTGRAGVRVRVSGSRSEAAHFGRREFPEFRLPAPGDFPAHFVDLFDEAADYVEVLRRLWDSWEDDAVIRDVATSRFLDRHKLHYIDFEGRWFSVKGPAITPRPPQGQPLVTALAHATVPYRLAARAADVVYVTPHDREHAEVIVGEVRAEQETAGRTQDPLHVFADLVVFLGDDAAERKARLDDLAGAEYQSDADVFVGTPTQLADRLLDWHEAGLSGFRLHPGAVPHDLTAISRGLVPELQRRGAFRREYEASTLRGLLGLARPVNRYAA from the coding sequence ATGACGCTGCACCTGGCCGTCGCCCTCGACGGTGCGGGCTGGCACCCGGCCGCCTGGCGGGACCCGGACGCCCGGCCCGCCGAGCTGTTCACCGCCGGCTACTGGACCGACCTCGTCGTCGAAGCCGAGCGGGGCCTGCTCGATTTCGTGACCATCGAAGACTCGCTCGCCCTGCAGTCCAGCCGGCTCGACGGGCCCGACGAGCGCACCGACGAAGTCCGCGGCCGGCTGGACGCGGTCCTGGTCGCCGCCCGCGTCGCGCCGCGCACCCGGCACATCGGGCTGGTCCCGACCGCCGTGGTCACCCACACCGAGCCGTTCCACCTGAGCAAGGCGATCGCCACGCTCGACTACGTCAGCACCGGGCGCGCCGGGGTCCGCGTGCGCGTGTCGGGCAGCCGAAGCGAAGCCGCGCACTTCGGCCGCCGCGAGTTCCCCGAATTCCGGCTGCCCGCGCCCGGGGACTTCCCCGCGCACTTCGTGGACCTCTTCGACGAAGCCGCGGACTACGTCGAAGTGCTGCGAAGGCTCTGGGACAGCTGGGAGGACGACGCGGTGATCCGGGACGTCGCGACCAGCCGGTTCCTCGACCGTCACAAGCTGCACTACATCGACTTCGAGGGCCGCTGGTTCTCGGTCAAGGGCCCGGCCATCACGCCACGGCCACCGCAGGGCCAGCCGTTGGTGACCGCGCTCGCGCACGCGACGGTCCCCTACCGCCTCGCGGCCCGCGCCGCCGACGTCGTCTACGTGACGCCGCACGACCGCGAGCACGCCGAGGTGATCGTCGGCGAGGTCCGCGCCGAGCAGGAAACCGCCGGGCGGACGCAAGACCCGCTGCACGTCTTCGCCGATCTCGTCGTCTTCCTCGGGGACGACGCGGCCGAGCGGAAAGCCCGGCTGGACGACCTGGCCGGTGCCGAATACCAGTCCGACGCCGACGTCTTCGTGGGGACACCCACGCAACTGGCCGATCGGCTCCTCGACTGGCACGAGGCCGGGCTCTCCGGCTTCCGGTTGCACCCCGGCGCGGTGCCGCACGACCTCACCGCGATCAGTCGCGGCCTGGTCCCGGAACTGCAGCGGCGCGGTGCCTTCCGCCGCGAGTACGAGGCCTCGACCCTGCGCGGCCTGCTCGGGCTCGCCCGCCCCGTGAACCGCTACGCCGCCTGA
- a CDS encoding sulfite oxidase, whose product MKPLPPEWFDVYGSNAETRWEAMNGQGYLTPVDRFFVRDHTSTPVLDAATWRLQLFGSGLRGGPVEFTYQDLRALPSETITAFIECAGNGRSFFTSQQGQTVSGTAWKLGAVGVARWRGVRLATVLARAGLSRHAVDVLPEGLDPDYVAGGVNLGKVRRPLPVAKALQDVLLAYEMNGRPLPPDHGFPVRLVVPSWAGISSIKWLGRIEVSATPLVSPWSTQFYRLLGADYPAEGTLVTEQVVKSAFELPWGATLAAGQRHVLRGRSWSGHGRIRRVEVSTDGVSWKPAKPISPALDRGWLQWEFPWRPRAAGAYTLRARATDVTGVRQPDVAPYNTQGYLFGAVVRHPVTVGSAP is encoded by the coding sequence GTGAAGCCGCTGCCGCCGGAATGGTTCGACGTCTACGGCAGCAACGCCGAGACGCGCTGGGAAGCGATGAACGGGCAGGGCTACCTGACGCCGGTCGACCGGTTCTTCGTCCGCGACCACACCTCGACCCCGGTGCTCGACGCCGCCACCTGGCGGCTGCAGCTGTTCGGTTCGGGGCTGCGCGGCGGGCCGGTCGAATTCACCTACCAGGATCTGCGCGCCCTGCCGTCGGAGACGATCACCGCGTTCATCGAGTGCGCCGGCAACGGGCGGAGCTTCTTCACCAGCCAGCAGGGCCAGACCGTCAGCGGGACGGCGTGGAAGCTCGGCGCGGTCGGCGTGGCGCGCTGGCGCGGCGTGCGGCTCGCGACCGTGCTCGCCCGGGCCGGGCTGTCCCGCCATGCCGTGGACGTGCTCCCCGAAGGACTCGACCCGGACTACGTGGCGGGCGGGGTGAACCTGGGCAAGGTGCGGCGGCCTCTGCCGGTGGCCAAGGCACTGCAGGACGTCCTGCTGGCGTACGAGATGAACGGGCGGCCGCTGCCGCCCGACCACGGTTTCCCGGTGCGGCTCGTGGTGCCGTCGTGGGCCGGGATCTCGTCGATCAAGTGGCTGGGCCGGATCGAGGTGTCGGCGACGCCGCTGGTGTCGCCGTGGAGCACGCAGTTCTACCGGTTGCTGGGGGCGGACTACCCGGCCGAAGGCACGCTGGTCACCGAGCAGGTGGTGAAGAGCGCGTTCGAGCTCCCGTGGGGCGCGACGCTGGCGGCCGGGCAGCGGCACGTACTGCGCGGCCGCTCCTGGTCGGGCCACGGCCGGATCCGCCGGGTCGAGGTGAGCACGGACGGCGTCAGCTGGAAGCCCGCGAAGCCGATCAGCCCGGCACTCGACCGCGGCTGGCTGCAGTGGGAGTTCCCGTGGCGCCCCCGGGCGGCGGGGGCGTACACGCTGCGGGCGCGCGCCACGGACGTCACCGGGGTGCGGCAGCCGGACGTCGCGCCGTACAACACGCAGGGCTACCTGTTCGGCGCGGTCGTCCGGCACCCGGTCACGGTCGGCAGCGCGCCGTGA
- a CDS encoding LLM class flavin-dependent oxidoreductase, producing MKFLLITLITHVPDAVTGSLAPTHERLREVVANAELAEELGFDGYAVGERHERPFISSSPPVVLSHIAARTSRIRLFTAVTTLSLLDPVRAFEDYSTLDNLSGGRLELIIGKGNGAAQRELFHVTPDDQWDRNAEGYELFRRLWREDKVTWSGRFRPSLTDAEVWPRPLQHPIRVWHGSATSRDSVELAAKWGDPLFSANVTNPVEPYAELVRHYRERWAHHGRDPAAALVGAGTAGFHVARTTQEALETYRPIFESRLAMQTRLGLEPVFRTLDDFVERSSALIGSPAQVVDKVLRYQKELGHQVMHLHADRDGLTARQHRDALELFQSDVAPALRREMPAPPWPA from the coding sequence GTGAAGTTCTTGCTCATCACCCTCATCACCCACGTCCCCGACGCGGTCACCGGCAGCCTGGCGCCCACCCACGAGCGGCTCCGGGAGGTGGTGGCGAACGCCGAGCTCGCCGAAGAGCTGGGCTTCGACGGCTATGCGGTCGGCGAGCGGCACGAGCGGCCGTTCATCTCGTCGTCGCCGCCCGTGGTCCTGAGCCACATCGCCGCACGGACGTCCCGGATCCGGCTGTTCACCGCCGTCACCACGCTCAGCCTGCTCGACCCGGTGCGCGCGTTCGAGGACTACTCGACCCTCGACAACCTCTCCGGCGGCCGCCTGGAGCTGATCATCGGCAAGGGGAACGGCGCCGCCCAGCGCGAGCTGTTCCACGTCACCCCGGACGACCAGTGGGACCGCAACGCCGAAGGCTACGAGCTGTTCCGGCGGCTGTGGCGCGAGGACAAGGTCACCTGGTCCGGACGCTTCCGGCCGTCGCTCACCGACGCCGAGGTCTGGCCGCGGCCGCTACAGCACCCGATCCGCGTGTGGCACGGCAGCGCGACCAGCCGCGACTCCGTGGAACTCGCCGCGAAGTGGGGCGACCCGCTGTTCTCGGCGAACGTCACCAACCCCGTCGAGCCGTACGCCGAGCTGGTCCGGCACTACCGCGAGAGGTGGGCCCACCACGGCCGCGACCCCGCCGCTGCGCTCGTCGGAGCGGGCACCGCGGGCTTCCACGTCGCCCGCACCACGCAGGAGGCGCTCGAAACCTACCGGCCGATCTTCGAAAGCCGGCTGGCCATGCAGACGCGGCTCGGGCTGGAGCCGGTCTTCCGGACCCTGGACGACTTCGTCGAGCGCAGCTCCGCGCTGATCGGGAGCCCGGCGCAGGTCGTCGACAAGGTACTGCGCTACCAGAAGGAACTCGGGCACCAGGTCATGCACCTGCACGCCGACCGCGACGGGCTCACCGCCCGGCAGCACCGGGACGCGCTCGAGCTGTTCCAGTCCGACGTCGCGCCCGCGCTGCGCCGCGAGATGCCCGCCCCGCCATGGCCCGCCTGA
- a CDS encoding S8 family peptidase, protein MRAARFTGAAVVVAAAVVFTGVTPAQAAEGVVLGAADAGAVKDSYIVVLKDSAKNTDSGSLARRYDGTVSRVYTRNLAGFSVRLDEKHAKRLAADSAVAFVEQDKTVRADAVQQNPPSWGLDRVDQRNLPLNNQYTYSTTASNVNVYVLDTGIRATHQTFGGRVHQGYDFVDNDTNADDGYGHGTHVAATIAGSQYGVAKGAQLYPVRVLGSDGSGTTSGVIAGVNWITANAKKPAVANASLGGGVSTALDTAVRNSISSGVTWAVAAGNSNANASTSSPARVAEAITVAAADKTDTRASFSNYGTGVDLFAPGVGITSAWNTNDTATYTGNGTSFASPHVAGAAAIYLATHTTASAAQVSQALVTAATPNLVKNPGSGTPNRTLYIAP, encoded by the coding sequence ATGCGCGCAGCGAGATTCACCGGAGCCGCGGTCGTCGTGGCGGCGGCTGTCGTCTTCACCGGCGTCACCCCCGCCCAGGCCGCGGAAGGCGTCGTGCTCGGCGCCGCCGACGCCGGAGCGGTCAAGGACAGCTACATCGTAGTGTTGAAAGACAGCGCGAAGAACACTGACAGCGGCTCACTGGCCCGCCGCTACGACGGCACAGTGAGCCGGGTCTACACGCGGAACCTCGCCGGGTTCTCCGTGCGCCTGGACGAAAAGCACGCCAAGCGCCTCGCCGCGGACAGCGCCGTCGCCTTCGTCGAGCAGGACAAGACCGTGCGCGCCGACGCCGTCCAGCAGAACCCGCCGTCGTGGGGCCTGGACCGGGTCGACCAGCGGAACCTGCCGCTGAACAACCAGTACACCTACAGCACCACGGCGTCGAACGTGAACGTCTACGTGCTCGACACAGGCATCCGCGCGACCCACCAGACCTTCGGCGGCCGCGTGCACCAGGGCTACGACTTCGTCGACAACGACACGAACGCCGACGACGGCTACGGGCACGGAACGCACGTCGCCGCGACGATCGCCGGCTCGCAGTACGGCGTCGCGAAGGGCGCCCAGCTGTACCCCGTGCGGGTGCTCGGTTCCGACGGCAGCGGGACGACCTCGGGCGTGATCGCCGGCGTCAACTGGATCACCGCCAACGCGAAGAAGCCGGCGGTGGCCAACGCCAGCCTCGGCGGCGGGGTCTCGACCGCGCTCGACACCGCGGTCCGGAACTCGATCAGCTCCGGGGTCACGTGGGCGGTCGCGGCGGGCAACTCCAACGCCAACGCCTCGACGTCCTCGCCCGCCCGGGTCGCCGAGGCCATCACGGTCGCCGCCGCGGACAAGACCGACACCCGCGCGTCGTTCTCCAACTACGGCACCGGCGTCGACCTGTTCGCCCCCGGCGTCGGCATCACCTCGGCGTGGAACACGAACGACACGGCGACCTACACGGGCAACGGCACGTCGTTCGCGTCGCCGCACGTCGCCGGCGCGGCGGCGATCTACCTCGCGACCCACACCACGGCCTCCGCGGCCCAGGTGAGCCAGGCGCTGGTGACCGCGGCCACGCCCAACCTGGTGAAGAACCCGGGCAGCGGCACCCCGAACCGCACGCTCTACATCGCTCCCTGA
- a CDS encoding NtaA/DmoA family FMN-dependent monooxygenase (This protein belongs to a clade of FMN-dependent monooxygenases, within a broader family of flavin-dependent oxidoreductases, the luciferase-like monooxygenase (LMM) family, some of whose members use coenzyme F420 rather than FMN.) encodes MTKPRKQIHLAAAFPGVNNTTVWSHPDAGSQIEFGSFAHLARTAEAAKFDFFFLAEGLRLREQHGEIYDLDVVGRPDTFTVLAALAAVTDRLGLAGTINSTFTEPYEVARQFASLDHLSAGRAAWNVVTSWDAFTGENFRRGGFLPKEQRYERARQFLDAAGKLFDSWQGDEIVADRESGVFLSDPRAGEFEHRDAQFAISGRFTVPRGPQGRPVIIQAGDSEEGREFAAAAADAIFSRYADLEAGQAFYADVKGRLARHGRSPDQLVVLPAATFVLADTDAEAAELAHEVRRAQVSGPTAIRLLEQLWNRDLSAYDPDGPLPDVDPHLGDTIAPGRASVRQYRDPLGTARDWRDRAAAGKLSIRELIIEVTGRHTFVGSPSTVATTIDDLVQADGFILAPYVTPGGLDEFAAKVVPLLQERGVFRTEYTGTTLREHLGIGPAAVTAATAAAEPPSQVAPAPAAPNRPGAV; translated from the coding sequence ATGACCAAGCCTCGCAAGCAGATCCACCTGGCGGCGGCCTTCCCCGGCGTGAACAACACGACGGTCTGGAGCCACCCCGACGCCGGCAGCCAGATCGAGTTCGGCTCCTTCGCCCACCTCGCCCGGACCGCCGAAGCCGCCAAGTTCGACTTCTTCTTCCTCGCCGAGGGGTTGCGGCTGCGCGAGCAGCACGGCGAGATCTACGACCTCGACGTCGTCGGCCGGCCGGACACCTTCACCGTGCTCGCCGCGTTGGCCGCGGTCACCGATCGGCTCGGGCTGGCGGGCACGATCAACTCGACGTTCACCGAGCCGTACGAGGTGGCCCGGCAGTTCGCGAGCCTGGACCACCTCTCCGCCGGGCGCGCGGCGTGGAACGTCGTCACGTCGTGGGACGCCTTCACCGGCGAGAACTTCCGGCGCGGCGGGTTCCTGCCGAAGGAGCAGCGCTACGAGCGCGCCCGGCAGTTCCTCGACGCGGCCGGGAAACTCTTCGACTCCTGGCAGGGAGACGAGATCGTCGCGGACCGCGAGTCCGGTGTCTTCCTGTCCGATCCCCGGGCCGGCGAGTTCGAGCACCGCGACGCCCAGTTCGCGATCTCCGGCAGGTTCACGGTGCCCCGCGGTCCGCAGGGGCGGCCGGTGATCATCCAGGCGGGCGACTCCGAAGAAGGGCGTGAGTTCGCGGCGGCGGCCGCGGACGCGATCTTCAGCCGATACGCCGATCTCGAAGCGGGACAAGCATTCTACGCCGACGTCAAAGGCCGGCTGGCCCGGCACGGGCGGTCGCCGGACCAGCTCGTCGTGCTGCCCGCGGCGACCTTCGTGCTCGCCGACACCGACGCCGAAGCCGCCGAACTGGCTCACGAGGTCCGCCGCGCCCAGGTCAGCGGGCCGACCGCGATCCGGCTACTGGAACAGCTGTGGAACCGCGACCTGTCGGCCTACGACCCGGATGGCCCGCTGCCCGATGTCGATCCGCACCTCGGCGACACGATCGCGCCCGGCCGGGCCAGCGTCCGGCAGTACCGCGACCCGCTCGGCACCGCCCGCGACTGGCGCGACCGGGCGGCGGCCGGAAAGCTGTCCATCCGCGAGCTGATCATCGAGGTCACCGGCCGTCACACCTTCGTCGGCTCACCGTCGACGGTCGCCACGACGATCGACGACCTCGTGCAGGCCGACGGCTTCATCCTCGCGCCCTACGTCACCCCGGGCGGCCTGGACGAGTTCGCGGCGAAAGTCGTTCCGCTGCTCCAGGAACGGGGTGTGTTCCGGACCGAATACACCGGCACGACCCTGCGCGAGCACCTCGGGATCGGACCGGCGGCGGTCACCGCGGCAACGGCAGCAGCCGAGCCGCCGAGCCAGGTCGCGCCCGCCCCGGCGGCTCCGAACCGGCCTGGCGCCGTATAG